From the genome of Leptospira langatensis:
TCATCTGATCGGACTTCTGAAAGGATTGCCTTTAACTTACAATCGGGACTTGCAAGAAGATAAGCTCGCGGTCTTCGATGCTGTGGAAACTGTTCTTATCAGTTTAGAGGGATTAGAGGCAATGGTTTCCGAGATGCAATTCCGTCCGGAAAGAGGGGAACGCTCCTTGAAGGAAGGGTTTGCTACCGCTACCGATCTCGCCGATTATTTGGTGGGAGAAAAGAAGATCCCGTTCCGAACGGCTCATGAACTTGTAGGAAGACTCGTATCCGAATGTGTAGAAAGAAAAGAAAACCTTTTCACCATTCCGGAAGAGATCCGTACCAAGATCTCTCCTCATTTCTCCGGAAAAGAATATGAAAAGGCAGTCAGTCTGGAATTGTCCGCAGACAAAAAGGCGAGTTACGGTGGAACCGCAAGATCTAGACAGCTAGAACAGTTGGAACTGGCTAGAAAAAGCCTGGAATCATCTTCAAAAAATTGAATGCATCCAAGGATTGGATCATCTAAAAGGAATAAAGAATGAAGCAAATATCTTCGATCCGTAGGAGCTCCTACAAACCTTTGGTCTTAGGACTTTTACTCTTCCTATTCGGTTTTGCCTGCAAAGCAAATCCATACTCTGAGCTCAGATACCTTCCGGAAACCTATACTCCCCTGAACGTAACCGTTAAGAAAGTAGAGACTGCGAAATACGCACTTCCCGAAAAAAAAGCAATCTATGCGGTAATACAAACGTCTCAAGGAGATATGGTGTTCGAGCTATTCGACAAGGATGCTCCTTATACAGTACAGAACTTTATAGATCTCGCGCAAGGAGAGAAGGAATTCACCCTAAGGAACGGACAACCTCAGAAACGACCTTTCTACGACGGATTGACCTTTCATAGAGTGATCGAGAATTTCATGATCCAAGGTGGATGTCCATACGGAGACGGTTCCGGAACGCCCGGATATAAATTTGCAGACGAGATCAATGCAAGAAGTCTAGGACTGGATAAGCAAAAGATCGGACAGGTCCCTTATTATATGAGCTATCTCCAAAGATATGTAACGCAAGAATTAGGGATCCGCAGCCAAAAGGAATTCGAAGATAGAAAGGAAGAACTAGAGAGCAATTTCGAAAAAGCGAAAGGACTCTCGGTTATGGAAGTTCTCTATAGATTAGGATATCGTTATAATGAAGTGGTCCAGAGCCATAAGGCGATCAAAGGAGCCTTGGCAATGGCGAATGCCGGACCGAACACAAACGGTTCTCAGTTCTTTGTGAATCAGGTAGATACTCCTCATTTGGACGGATTACATACCGTCTTCGGCCAAATCGTAAGCGGTTCCGATGTGATCGATAAGGTGATCGCCTCCGGAAATGGGAAGACTACGATCCGTAGGGTCTTAATCTTCGACCGTAGAGAACCAAAATAATGAAATCTGCCCTGGACCAGAATCCTATCTTTCTCTCGGTAGCCCGAGAGATCCATGCGTCTGCTTCCACGGGCAAGATCTTAGAGATATTATCTAATCTAAATCTAGAGGGGACCCTTGGCGGGCCCCTCCTGGACGAGATCCGATCCAAGAAGGACACCGCTTGGGATTTCAGATCCATAGTGCTGCTGGTCCGAGCGGTACAGGAAAACCGCCAATCCCTCAGCCAGACATACGAAGAAGCAATGGCTCGTTATAGCAAGGTGAATACGCTCACTGCAAAGAGAAGGGCCAACGAGGAAGAGGTCCGGCTCAAGCAAACCTTGACTGACTATATTCTAAAAATAGAATCCAATTTTGAGAAGAACGATAGAGCGGACGAATCCATGTTCAAGGAACTCTCCAAATTCCTGGAAACCCTCGAATCCGCAGACAAACTCTCCGAAGCCAATATAGGAAGCCTGAATCTGTCTCCCAAGGCAGTGAGCTCTGTCACTCCGATCCTGGAAAAATACGAAGAAAATCTTCAGGAATACACCAAACTCAAGCCCGTGCTCGGTAGGTTGATCCGGATCGCAGATTATATCATAGAAGACGCAGAATCTTAAACCTCCGATTTTGACCCGAAAACCGGGGATTTTTGGATGGATTTCGAGAATTCCTGCCGAAGTGTAAAAAGAGAGAAGGAAAACTTTTTCGTTTTCGGGGCCTAGGCTTCGAAACTGCGGCATTTTGGAATGGATCGAATTCTTCTAATCATCATCACATCAATCTTGGCTAGCGCCGCTCTGCATGCGTATCCGAATCGCAACGCAAGAGGAGAAGTCTCCGAAAACTATATCCAAGCCCAGGGGATCGTGGATATCAGGATCCCTAAAATGCAATTCAGGGAGAAAGAGCCGATCTCGGCAGTGCTCTCCGTAAAGAATACGGGCAACGAAGTGCTTCGGATCTTTCCCTATGGAAAAGATCTGCGCTCTTTTCAGGTTCTTGTGAGAGACGAGGATGGACGAACAGTCACTAAGTTCGAAGAAGAGCCTAAACTCGATCCCGTCCTAAAGAGAAGGAATAAAGTAGAAAATCTAGTAGGCGACGAGGTCAAAGAGATTATCCTTCATAAGGACGAGACCTTCTCCAAGGAAATACGACTGGATCGGATCTATGAATTTGAAGCCGGAAAGAAGTATTTCGTAACAGCGTATTTTTATCCCAATATCTCCGAATACGGAGATCATTTCATTCGTTCGGAAAGCCATCCGTATTTTAGTGTGGAAGAAAGGAAGAAGGACTGGGTCCTGCCAGGAGTTCCATACCAAGATCCGCAGACGGACGGATTGGAACCGGAAGAAGTGATCCATCTCTTTATGGGTGCAGAGAAGAAGCAGAATTGGAAACTTCACTTTAAGTGGATCCATTTCCCCGAATATATACTCGCTTATGATCGGTATGCCAAGGATTGGCAGCAGGCAGAAGAGGCAGAAAAGGATTTCGTTTTAGAAGAATTTAGAAATTATCTCTCGGAGAATAGATCCGGCGTGCTACAATATTATAAGATCCTGGGAGTGGATAAGGTAAGTACCAATCTCTCCAAGGTGCGTGTAGCAGTAGAGAGAAGGGTGAATAAGATCCCTGTTCGCTACGAGTACGAATTTACTCTGAGAAGGATTCCGGAAGGCTCCGGCCTGTTTTGGAAAGTAGCGAATCTGCTAGCAAAGGTGAGAAAATGACCGAGATATTATCGCAAGACGAGATCGACGCACTCTTAAACGCGATCTCCAGCGGAGAAGTTGCGGAAGATGAGTATTCTTCCGTAGGAGAACAGAAAAAGGTCAAGATCTACGACTTCAAACGTCCGGATAAATTCTCCAAAGACCAGATCCGTACTCTACAGATGATGCACGAAACCTTTGCTCGTTTGGCGACCACTGGACTTTCCGCTCAGCTTCGAGCCTTGGTCCATGTGCATGTGGCTGCTGTGGATCAGTTGACCTACGAAGAATTCATTCGTTCCATTCCGAACCCGACCACTTTGGCAGTGATCAATATGGACCCTCTTCGTGGTTCTGCAATTCTGGAGATCGATCCTTCTATTTCCTTTACCATCATCGATCGTCTTTTCGGAGGTAAGGGAGAGACTGCGAAGATCTCTCGAGAACTTTCCGAGATTGAGATGAGCGTAATGGAAGGGATCATCGTTCGTATTCTTGGGAACATGAGGGAAGCCTGGTCCACAGTGATCGACTTACGTCCTCGTTTAGGGAATATCGAGACCAACCCTCAATTCGCTCAGGTGGTTCCTCCGAATGACATGGTGGTTTTGATCAACTTGGAAACCAAGATTGGAGAAGTAGAAGGGTTGACCAACCTTTGTATTCCTTACATCACGATTGAACCAATCATCAACAAGCTTTCTGCACAGTATTGGTATTCTTCGATTCGTAAGGGTGAGTTGGACGAGAACCGTGCCATCATCCAAGAACGATTGGATCAGGTGCAGATCCCAGTGATCGCAGAGGTAGGTTCCGTGGATATTTCCATCATGGACTTCATGAACCTGACAGTGGGGGACGTAGTGAAGTTAGAGAACACAACCACTCGGTCCGATATGCTTGTGAAAGTCGGAGAACGTAAGAAGTTCAAATGTTTACCGGGAAGGGTGGGCAACCGACTCGCCATCCAGATCGGGGACAGAGTGGAAGATATTCCGGACGAATTGCTCGGCTCTACAAGATCAGAACAAGAATACTGATCCTTCTCCCAGACATAAAAAAAGCGGGAAGGTTCCCGCTTTATATCAGTTTCGTTTTCTATTAAGTACTGATTACTTTTTCCAGTGGATGCATTCGCCTGGACATTCGTCCATTTCTTTCTGAACGGTTTTCCAATCTTCTTCGGGAATGGGAGCTTGGTTTACTTGCTCTCCACCGATATGAGTCTCGGAAGTGTCGTTATCGTCCATCTGAAAGTATTTAGGCAGGTTATCTGCGCACTGGTTACAAGAAGTACAGTTGTCTTTGTCTACGTAGGCTATTTTGCTCATTCTGTTTCTCCTCGGAACTTGTCGATAGCGGTCTAGGGCTACAATTTCTAACCCTGGGTAGGAGCGCAATACCTTTTCGCCGGAGACTCCCCCTCTGAGTATGGGTTTCAGGCCTGTATAAGCCCTTTTTTCATTTTGATTGCAAAGGATCCGAATAATTCGGAACTCCTAAGTAAAAATGTGGACGGAAATTTATTTCGTCGGTATTCTTCCCGAAACCAATTCATCAAGGGAGAATCGGAACTACATGAAACGGATTGCTATAACCTGTTTCCTGGCCCTCGCATTTGTTTTTTCGGATTGTAAAAAGGCAAAAGAGGACCTGCAAGGAGGTGTGATCACCTTCTCTAAAGGGACTGTAAAAATTTTCGATAAGACCGGAAAAGTAAAGCCGGTATCAGTAGACACTTTCTTACTTCCGGAAGATAAGATCGAGACCGGAAAAGATTCGTACGCGGACATTCAATTGACTGAAGGCCTTTTGGTCCGTGTGAAAGAGAACACAAGCTTAGTTCTGAAGAAGATCTTCGTAGACTCTGCCAACGGAGAGGTCTATACGGATTTTGGTCTGATCAAAGGAAAGGTATTCTCCAAAGTCGACACCAAGCTTAGTAAGACAAGCAAGGTTACTGTCTCCACGCCTACCGTCGTAGCCTCCGTAAGAGGAACCGATTTCATCGTAGAGGAGACTGGCAAGGGAACGAGCACTCGAGTTTCTAACGGAGCTGTCGAAGTTACCGATGCGGATGATCCGAGCAAAGTCGCGGTCGCTGACTCCGGAGAGGAAGTTAGTTCCGATGGAAATAATCTGAAAGAAGAGCCTTTGACGGAAGACGAATTGAACGAGTTGAAAGACGATGCTGCAACGGTTCAATCCATCACCGAAGAACAAAGAGCTCGGATCCAAGAGATCCTGAAGGACTTCCAAGAGAATAAGGCGAGGATCCTCCAAGGCTTAGAAGAGCAGAAACAGAGAAATAAAGAGCTCATCGAAGGCGCAAAAGAAGAGAATCGTAAACTCTTAGAAGACACTAAGAACGCCGGAAAAGAAGAGAAAGAAGCGATCAAAAAGTCCGCTCAAGAAGAGAAGGACAAAGTAAAATCTTCTATGGACGACGCGAAGAAGGAATTGGAGAATCAGCGCAAGTCTCTGAAAGACCAAGCTGCTCCTAAATAAGCTAGAGTCGAAAGACTTTCGTTTGAAAAAGCCGTTCGTAAGAACGGCTTTTTTATTCCTCGTCCTTGGACTTGAGTTTATAGGAAAGAATGATCAAAGCAAAGATCAGAGTGAAGATGTTTGCGAGAATGATCGGGTAATCGTTCTTTAAGAATCCGTAACAGAGCCAAAAGAAAACTCCCACGGAAAGTACCAGGTACATATTTCTAGAAATATCCCTGGTCCTCTTATCCAATACTACTTTGATCACTTGCGGAACGAATGCGAGGGTTGTCAGTGTGCAGGCAGTGAAGCCTAACCAAGAGATCGGGTCCATCAACGAGAACCGTATTCTCTAGTGACGATGGTTTTGATCCCGCCGCGGATATTATAATCCCCTTTGACCCGAATGTACTTCGGATCTATGGACTGGACCAGATCTTCCAGAATATGATTTACCACATTCTCATGAAAGATCCCTAGATTTCTATACGCTAGGATATATTCCTTTAAGGATTTGAGCTCAATGCATTTCGCCTTAGGAATATAGCTGATCTCGATCACTCCGAAATCGGGCAATCCTGTCTTAGGGCAAACCGCAGTGAATTCCGGGATGGTAAAATCGATTGTGTAATCCTTCCCCTCATAAACATTGGCGAAAGATTCTATCTCAGGAAGTCTTAGACTCGGGATATGATCCTGTCTTCCCTCGTAAGTGGAAATTCCGGTCGATTCTTGCTCGTGGCTCATGATTCCCTCTAAGAACCAGAGTTTTCCGGACTTTCTCTCTGGGAATCTTTTTACACACGAGTTCCAAAACGAAGCACTAGGATTTTACTGAAATGAAACGCCAAAATACCATAGGTATCGTAGATTTCGGAGGTCAGTACGCTCACTTGATCGCTTCCAGGATCCGACGTCTTGGCGCTTACTCCGAGATCCTAAGTAACGAAGAACCTATCGAAACCTATTCCGGACTTGCCGGCCTTATCCTTTCCGGAGGACCGGAAAGCGTATACGAAAAAGATTCTCCTTCCTTATCCCCGAAAGTGTTGGAACTGGGACTTCCTGTCCTCGGTATCTGTTATGGTCATCAGTTAATGATGAAACTCCTCGGAGGAGAAGTCAAGGCAGGCAATGCGGAATACGGAAGAGCTGCATTAGATTTTATTGATACGAACAAGACGGAACTATTGAAAGGTTTTCGAGGCGGAGAAGTCGTTTGGATGAGCCATGGAGACGAGGTCACCAAGCTCCCGAACGGATTTACTCGGACCGCTTCCAGCCAAGACTGCCAATTTGCAGTGGTAGAGAACAAGGACAGAAGATGGTTCGGCATCCAGCTTCATCCGGAAGTAACCCATACGGAGAAGGGTAGTGTACTACTTGAGAATTTCGTTCGCATTGCCGGAGCGGAAGGGACCTGGAACCTAAAGCATTTCTTGGAACAAAAGGAAGCAGAGCTTCATAAGACGGTCCCAACCGGTAAAAAAGTCTTTTTGCTAGTTTCCGGAGGAGTGGACTCCACAGTTTCGTATCTACTTCTTTCCAGAGCTCTTGGCCAGGAACGTGTCAAGGGAGTTCTGATAGACACCGGTTTCATGAGAAAGGATGAGGTTTCGAGCCTTCAGTCCAAACTCGCTCCCCAAGGGATCCAATTGCATGTGCACGATGCATCCGAATTATTCTATTCCAGATTGAAAGGCAAAACGGATCCGGAAGAAAAACGTAAGATTGTAGGAAATCTATTCTTAGAGGCCCAAGCGGACTGCGCGAGGGAGCTCGAATTGAATTCGGAAGAATGGCTTCTCGGACAAGGTACCATTTATCCGGACACGATAGAGAGTGGAGGCACGAAACATTCTCATACGATCAAGACCCACCACAATCGGGTAGAAGCCATCCAAAAGTTGATGGAAGAAGGAAAGATCGTAGAACCGATCAAGGACTTGTACAAGGATGAGGTCCGGGAACTCGGAAGTTATCTAGGTTTGCCTAAGGAATGGACGAACAGACATCCTTTCCCGGGGCCGGGGCTGGTTGTTCGAATGATCGCTCAAGAAAAACCGTTCAGTGAGTCTGTTCAGAAAGAACTGAATGATTTTCTGGGACCGGATCCTTCTCTCCAAGGGAAACTTATTCCAGTCGCATCCGTGGGTGTAAAAGGGGACCAGAGATCGTATGCACATTGTGCTGCTATCGCGGGAAACAAGACATGGGATGAGTTAGACAAGATCTCTACTTCTATCACGAACAAGATCTCAAATATCAATCGAGTCGTACTTCTTCTGGGTCGTTCCGCTTCTGAAATATCCTCCCTTTCCTTTTCGTTCCAAAAAATCGATTTGGATAAGAAAGATAGCGATCTGCTCAGAGAGGCAGACGCGATCGTAGAAAAGATCCTACAGAAAAGAAATGTTTACGATCAGATCTGGCAGATGCCGGTGGTACTTTTACCGGTCGGGTCCCAAGCTGGAAAGAGAAGTATCGTACTCAGACCGGTAGATTCTCAGGAAGCGATGACTGCGAGTTTCTTCCATTTACAAAAGGAGATCTTGGATGAGTTAGTTTCCGAGATCTTGCGACTTCCGGAGATCGAATACGTATTTTACGATCTCACAAACAAGCCTCCCGGCACAATTGAGTGGGAATAAAGTTTCGAAAAAATGGATCTCTCGAGTGCATGGATTCGCTTTCGAGAGTTTTCTATTGACACCTAGCCCATGAACAAAATCATACCTCTAACGGCGTCGTAGCCAAGTGGTAAGGCATGGCTCTGCAAAAGCTTGACCCCCGGTTCGAATCCGGGCGACGCCTGCCAGAGTCTCTCATACGCCTGGATGGTGGAATCGGTAGACACCCAGGACTTAAAATCCTGTGAGTTCACGCTCGTGCGGGTTCAAGTCCCGCTCCAGGTACCAATCTCAAAATTTGAAATCGCAAAGATCCCCCAAGTCGATTGCGGGGATTTGGACCGGTTTTTGCGGATCAAAATCCGCAAACCGGATCTTAAAACTTCGGAAGAATGCGATATCCGGAAAAATGGTCACTTTAGATAGTCCCAAACTTTCCTTCCAAACGTACGAATTCCAACCGGGTTTCAGGACGATCTCTTCCGTGCTTAGATCGAATTTTCTATGAGACCAATAGAGTTTATCTTCATCGAAGGACTCTTCTGAAAAGATTGTGATCTGCATTTTCTTAGGAGGATTCGGACTATCCGGTAAAACATAGAATCCTAAAGAATATGGCTCTTCTCTCCGCCTGGCTGGATTCGGATATCGATGAGTGAGGCAACCTTCTAAGGAGAATTCGGACCCCGCTTCTTTCGCAGATATTTCTATCCTTTCTTGCAGCCTAGTTTGTCTTTCCTGAGGGACTGTTCTAAAAGGAAGAACCCTTCTTTCTAACTGCCTTGTATAAGAAGAAGTGTCCGCAAAGATCTGTCTGGCGTAGGCAAGCTCAAACGGAGTGTTGAGCCTCCAGATCCAAAATCCCGTATTCAATAAAAACGTAATGGAGGGGAACGAGATCGCAAACCATGAGATCTTAGGTTCTTTTTTTGTAATCCTTCCCCATAGAATTCCCGCAAGCGCGAAGAAGGGAAGAGCTACCTCATCATCCAAAAGATAGCATTGAAAGAATCCTGCTACCCAGATAAAACCGATTCCTAAGACAGGAAAACTGCCAGTTTCAAATCGTGCTCCTTCTATCCTTCGGAACAAAAGGTAGAAGAAGCCCATCCAAAGAATGGCTGAAGCCCAGCCTCCTACGATCGCAAATTCCAATAGGTCGTTATGAGCGTGCTTGTTCGGCGTGATAAAAAGCTCATACCACAATTGCTCTTGGGCTTGGATCAGAGGAGCTTCTTCTTGCGTGCTGGTTTCCTTGAACCTTCCTCCTCCTACTCCTAAGATCGGGTTTTTGAGAAGAAGGGGAACGCTCAGCTTATAGATCCAATACCTTTGGTTTTCCGGGGTTTGGATCTCTGTGAGTTGAGAAAGAGTCCTTTGCAATAGCCAATTCTTCTGATAGAAGAACCGGATGCTTGTAAGTGCGATCAGGATCAGAAGAAAAGCAAACAATCCTCTCTTCAGATCGATCTTGGAGAGTAAATGTTTGAATGCCTTCCAGTAGTTCAAGGATATGAACCCTATCACTCCCGCGACTCCTAACCAAGCCGACTTGCTTTGGTTCAATAGAAAGACCCAAAGACTCAAGAAGGATACTGTAGAGAGAAGAAGGATTTTCGGAACCTTCTTCTCACGGAAAGCCTGGAGGGTAAGTATCAAGATCCCAGGGATATAAAAGGAAAGTAAACCGCCATAGGTCAGGTGAGTGTTCATGAGGCCTATCGGTAAATAGGTTTGAAAACCGAAAAGGGGACCTGCGGGATGCTGCCTTCTGTCTCCGGGGGCGGGATGGAATCCATTCGAAATAAATTTGCCGAGTCGGAACTCGCTGAAAACGGAAGCGATCCCAGTGATCAAAAGAAGCGCGAAGGAGATCCAAAGAAAGAGACGGATCCTTTTTTGATTCTCTTCCTTAGAAGAATGAAGGGCCGCGATCGGAAAGATCAACGCTAACCAGAAATCTCCTGCCTCGGACTGTCTTGTGAACGTTTTCCAAAAATGAGAGTATTCTTGGAAGTGGAAAAGAGAAGATACAAATACGAACGAATAGGCTCCGAGGACCAAGGACCAAGGGAGAAGAAACGGTTTTAATTTTGGACCATTCTCTCTTAAGGTAAACAAGAAGGAGAAGATACAAAGTCCGGCAAGGATCTGGGAGGCGGAGACCGATAAGGGAAAGGCGAGTAAAAAAAACAGTAAGGAATAGATAGAAACGGATCCGGAGATCTTGGAAATTCTGTCGGATAGAAGAAGATTCACAGGTTCCCCAGCTTTTCTTTTTCCAAGTATATTTCCAGAAAAAACCGCTGACAAAGAAGGAAAAGCTCCTATTTTAGGAAAGTATCCGCCTTTTCGCCAGGCTAACCTTATGACAGAAACTTCTAAAGTACGGGAAACTCCTTCTCCTAAGAAAAAGAAAAAAAAAACCGAACCTCAACTTAGCCTGGATTCGAACAGAGAAAGGTTTCTGAAAAAACTTTCTGTAGCCATCATCACGTATAACGAAGAAGCAAATATAGGCGACTGCATTCGCTCTTGCAGGGATATTGCGGACGAGATTATCGTTCTGGATTCAAATAGCACGGATGCCACTAAAGAGATCAGTAAATCCTTTCCGGAAGTCCGCTTCTCTTCTCAGAATTTCAAGGGACATGTGGAGCAGAAGAATGACGCGATCTCCCTCTGCAAGAACGAGTGGATCCTCTCCTTGGATGCGGATGAGAGATTGAGCGAGGAACTTAGATCCTCTCTTCGAGATTTCTTATCGTCTCCCGATGATCCTCATTGCAACGGTCTCAAGGTCTCCAGACTAACTTTCCATATGGGAAGATTTATCCGATTCTCCGGTTGGTATCCTCAGACAAAATACAGAGTGATCCGAAAATCCAAGGCCGTTTGGGCGGGAGAAAACCCTCACGACTATCTAGTGGTGCAAGGTAAGGGTAAAAAGGTACGAGGAGATATCCTACATTATAGCTTCCAGGATCTTTCTCAG
Proteins encoded in this window:
- a CDS encoding peptidylprolyl isomerase; this encodes MKQISSIRRSSYKPLVLGLLLFLFGFACKANPYSELRYLPETYTPLNVTVKKVETAKYALPEKKAIYAVIQTSQGDMVFELFDKDAPYTVQNFIDLAQGEKEFTLRNGQPQKRPFYDGLTFHRVIENFMIQGGCPYGDGSGTPGYKFADEINARSLGLDKQKIGQVPYYMSYLQRYVTQELGIRSQKEFEDRKEELESNFEKAKGLSVMEVLYRLGYRYNEVVQSHKAIKGALAMANAGPNTNGSQFFVNQVDTPHLDGLHTVFGQIVSGSDVIDKVIASGNGKTTIRRVLIFDRREPK
- the fliM gene encoding flagellar motor switch protein FliM gives rise to the protein MTEILSQDEIDALLNAISSGEVAEDEYSSVGEQKKVKIYDFKRPDKFSKDQIRTLQMMHETFARLATTGLSAQLRALVHVHVAAVDQLTYEEFIRSIPNPTTLAVINMDPLRGSAILEIDPSISFTIIDRLFGGKGETAKISRELSEIEMSVMEGIIVRILGNMREAWSTVIDLRPRLGNIETNPQFAQVVPPNDMVVLINLETKIGEVEGLTNLCIPYITIEPIINKLSAQYWYSSIRKGELDENRAIIQERLDQVQIPVIAEVGSVDISIMDFMNLTVGDVVKLENTTTRSDMLVKVGERKKFKCLPGRVGNRLAIQIGDRVEDIPDELLGSTRSEQEY
- a CDS encoding ferredoxin; the encoded protein is MSKIAYVDKDNCTSCNQCADNLPKYFQMDDNDTSETHIGGEQVNQAPIPEEDWKTVQKEMDECPGECIHWKK
- the lsa33 gene encoding surface adhesin Lsa33, giving the protein MKRIAITCFLALAFVFSDCKKAKEDLQGGVITFSKGTVKIFDKTGKVKPVSVDTFLLPEDKIETGKDSYADIQLTEGLLVRVKENTSLVLKKIFVDSANGEVYTDFGLIKGKVFSKVDTKLSKTSKVTVSTPTVVASVRGTDFIVEETGKGTSTRVSNGAVEVTDADDPSKVAVADSGEEVSSDGNNLKEEPLTEDELNELKDDAATVQSITEEQRARIQEILKDFQENKARILQGLEEQKQRNKELIEGAKEENRKLLEDTKNAGKEEKEAIKKSAQEEKDKVKSSMDDAKKELENQRKSLKDQAAPK
- a CDS encoding SemiSWEET transporter — translated: MDPISWLGFTACTLTTLAFVPQVIKVVLDKRTRDISRNMYLVLSVGVFFWLCYGFLKNDYPIILANIFTLIFALIILSYKLKSKDEE
- the queF gene encoding preQ(1) synthase; translated protein: MSHEQESTGISTYEGRQDHIPSLRLPEIESFANVYEGKDYTIDFTIPEFTAVCPKTGLPDFGVIEISYIPKAKCIELKSLKEYILAYRNLGIFHENVVNHILEDLVQSIDPKYIRVKGDYNIRGGIKTIVTREYGSR
- the guaA gene encoding glutamine-hydrolyzing GMP synthase, producing the protein MKRQNTIGIVDFGGQYAHLIASRIRRLGAYSEILSNEEPIETYSGLAGLILSGGPESVYEKDSPSLSPKVLELGLPVLGICYGHQLMMKLLGGEVKAGNAEYGRAALDFIDTNKTELLKGFRGGEVVWMSHGDEVTKLPNGFTRTASSQDCQFAVVENKDRRWFGIQLHPEVTHTEKGSVLLENFVRIAGAEGTWNLKHFLEQKEAELHKTVPTGKKVFLLVSGGVDSTVSYLLLSRALGQERVKGVLIDTGFMRKDEVSSLQSKLAPQGIQLHVHDASELFYSRLKGKTDPEEKRKIVGNLFLEAQADCARELELNSEEWLLGQGTIYPDTIESGGTKHSHTIKTHHNRVEAIQKLMEEGKIVEPIKDLYKDEVRELGSYLGLPKEWTNRHPFPGPGLVVRMIAQEKPFSESVQKELNDFLGPDPSLQGKLIPVASVGVKGDQRSYAHCAAIAGNKTWDELDKISTSITNKISNINRVVLLLGRSASEISSLSFSFQKIDLDKKDSDLLREADAIVEKILQKRNVYDQIWQMPVVLLPVGSQAGKRSIVLRPVDSQEAMTASFFHLQKEILDELVSEILRLPEIEYVFYDLTNKPPGTIEWE
- a CDS encoding O-antigen ligase family protein, translated to MSAVFSGNILGKRKAGEPVNLLLSDRISKISGSVSIYSLLFFLLAFPLSVSASQILAGLCIFSFLFTLRENGPKLKPFLLPWSLVLGAYSFVFVSSLFHFQEYSHFWKTFTRQSEAGDFWLALIFPIAALHSSKEENQKRIRLFLWISFALLLITGIASVFSEFRLGKFISNGFHPAPGDRRQHPAGPLFGFQTYLPIGLMNTHLTYGGLLSFYIPGILILTLQAFREKKVPKILLLSTVSFLSLWVFLLNQSKSAWLGVAGVIGFISLNYWKAFKHLLSKIDLKRGLFAFLLILIALTSIRFFYQKNWLLQRTLSQLTEIQTPENQRYWIYKLSVPLLLKNPILGVGGGRFKETSTQEEAPLIQAQEQLWYELFITPNKHAHNDLLEFAIVGGWASAILWMGFFYLLFRRIEGARFETGSFPVLGIGFIWVAGFFQCYLLDDEVALPFFALAGILWGRITKKEPKISWFAISFPSITFLLNTGFWIWRLNTPFELAYARQIFADTSSYTRQLERRVLPFRTVPQERQTRLQERIEISAKEAGSEFSLEGCLTHRYPNPARRREEPYSLGFYVLPDSPNPPKKMQITIFSEESFDEDKLYWSHRKFDLSTEEIVLKPGWNSYVWKESLGLSKVTIFPDIAFFRSFKIRFADFDPQKPVQIPAIDLGDLCDFKF
- a CDS encoding glycosyltransferase family 2 protein gives rise to the protein MTETSKVRETPSPKKKKKKTEPQLSLDSNRERFLKKLSVAIITYNEEANIGDCIRSCRDIADEIIVLDSNSTDATKEISKSFPEVRFSSQNFKGHVEQKNDAISLCKNEWILSLDADERLSEELRSSLRDFLSSPDDPHCNGLKVSRLTFHMGRFIRFSGWYPQTKYRVIRKSKAVWAGENPHDYLVVQGKGKKVRGDILHYSFQDLSQQVDTINKFSSIVAWTRFNKKKRFSVLRTIIKPFGKFWEIYLFKFGFLDGFPGFAIAVSSAYSTFLKEAKVYELGKQLIDRPSNLRKDYGK